One Setaria viridis chromosome 3, Setaria_viridis_v4.0, whole genome shotgun sequence DNA window includes the following coding sequences:
- the LOC117850603 gene encoding uncharacterized protein, producing MDGLNQWHAHPDPEDEPAYMYQRQEEYAMMQGMQQQYTLPPAMVPPPIAGPSSSRPPHPRHSSTSFRGGFGVPPALPSLPFGEVAVKNDPGQPSSSSHRILSFGGQLPGTIDISGGDWPDGIEAALQLPAPERRSRAHFWNTQKQHVVAERKRREKMQQQFVALATIVPDLTKVHDNDAMSGTAVVLSKPIAFG from the exons ATGGATGGATTGAACCAATGGCATGCACATCCG GATCCTGAGGACGAGCCGGCATACATGTACCAGCGGCAAGAAGAGTACGCCATGATGCAGGGCATGCAGCAGCAATATACATTGCCACCAGCAATGGTGCCGCCGCCTATAGCTGGGCCTTCCTCGTcccgtcctcctcatcctcgtcaCAGCTCCACCAGTTTCCGGGGCGGCTTTGGGGTCCCGCCGGCATTGCCCAGCCTGCCGTTCGGAGAGGTGGCAGTGAAGAACGATCCAGGGcagccgtcgtcgtcgagccATCGCATCCTCTCCTTCGGCGGGCAGCTTCCTGGCACCATCGACATTTCCGGTGGAGACTGGCCGGACGGCATCGAAGCGGCGCTGCAGTTGCCGGCGCCGGAGAGGCGGAGCCGGGCGCACTTCTGGAACACGCAGAAGCAGCACGTCGTCGCCGAGCGCAAGCGGCGCgagaagatgcagcagcagttCGTGGCGCTGGCCACCATCGTCCCCGACCTCACCAAGGTACATGACAATGATGCCATGTCCGGTACTGCGGTTGTTCTTTCCAAACCGATTGCGTTTGGATAG
- the LOC117847437 gene encoding IQ domain-containing protein IQM1 isoform X2: MGLYRNEWAEALGIEISSPRTKDGAMVVNRVSPLWDDQEKLCFPKGKLLPSLSFKLWEAEAAVASIVDRGSRPSQINADDGGEVVFMASPPSPSPRVSPSPKCELDAAAVKLQKVYKSYRTRRNLADCAVVVEELWWKALDFASLKHSSVSFFNGGKPETAASRWARARTRVAKLGKGLSKNGKAQKLARQHWLEAIDPRHRYGHNLHIYYDVWSKSESTEPFFYWLDIGEGKEVNLEKCPRSKLQSQCIKYLGPKERQEYEVVVESGKLVYKKNGAFVQTLDDSKWIFVLSTTKALYVGQKKKGSFQHSSFLAGGAITSAGRLVVKEGILKAIWPYSGHYLPTEENFREFIRYLEENGVDLTDVKKSPIDKDDEYPLLSKPDAQPNATVSDDTNGTDHATAAAAADEQMSESEVVDGDVRRTTDDGNMSEAEEDDADIHSHTDTEQEAHSSEQPPANGDASEHGKNHLMCRWSTGTGPRIRCVRDYPQDLQSRALEHVNLSPRLSGSPSRKRDPVPSPRPSPAMILSPRLASVGFQPQTTVSLTLPDFKRSRLQ, encoded by the exons ATGGGATTGTACCGCAACGAATGGGCTGAAGCTCTTGGCATCGAGATCTCCAGCCCGAGGACGAAGGACGGCGCCATGGTGGTGAACAGAGTCTCCCCTCTGTGGGATGACCAGGAGAAGCTCTGCTTCCCCAAGGGCAAACTGCTCCCGTCACTCAGCTTCAAGCtgtgggaggcggaggcggcggtggcttcgATAGTGGACCGCGGCAGCAGGCCGAGCCAGATCaacgccgacgacggcggcgaggtggtgTTCATGgcatcgccgccgtcgccgagccccCGCGTCTCCCCCAGCCCCAAGTGCGAGCTCGACGCCGCGGCGGTGAAGCTGCAGAAGGTGTACAAGAGCTACCGCACGCGGAGGAACCTCGCCGactgcgccgtcgtcgtcgaggagcTGTGGTGGAAGGCGCTCGACTTCGCGTCCCTCAAGCACAGCTCCGTCTCCTTCTTCAACGGCGGCAAGCCCgagacggcggcgtcgcggtgGGCGCGCGCCAGGACGAGGGTGGCCAAG CTTGGCAAGGGTCTGTCGAAGAACGGCAAGGCGCAGAAGCTGGCGAGGCAGCACTGGCTCGAAGCT ATTGACCCGAGGCATCGGTATGGGCACAATTTGCATATCTATTATGATGTCTGGTCCAAGAGCGAGAGTACAGAACCCTTCTTTTATTG GTTGGACATTGGGGAAGGCAAAGAAGTAAACCTTGAGAAATGCCCTAGGAGTAAACTTCAGAGCCAGTGCATCAAGTACCTTGGACCG AAAGAAAGACAAGAGTATGAAGTTGTAGTGGAGAGTGGAAAACtagtgtacaagaaaaatggagctTTTGTTCAAACTTTGGATGATTCCAAGTGGATTTTCGTCCTCAGCACCACCAAGGCGCTCTATGTTGGACAG aagaagaaaggatcATTTCAGCACTCGAGTTTCCTAGCTGGTGGGGCCATAACATCTGCCGGAAGATTGGTCGTCAAAGAAGGAATCCTCAAG GCCATATGGCCGTACAGCGGCCACTACCTTCCAACTGAAGAGAACTTCAGAGAGTTCATCCGGTACCTTGAGGAGAACGGCGTCGACCTCACCGACGTCAAG AAATCCCCAATCGACAAAGACGACGAGTACCCCTTGCTGAGCAAACCTGACGCTCAGCCCAACGCCACTGTGTCCGACGACACCAACGGGACAGATCACGCCACGGCGGCCGCAGCTGCCGATGAGCAGATGAGTGAGTCCGAGGTGGTCGACGGCGATGTTCGCCGGACAACCGACGACGGAAACATGAGTGAAGCAGAGGAGGACGACGCTGACATCCACTCTCACACTGACACCGAACAAGAGGCGCACAGTTCAGAGCAGCCGCCGGCGAACGGTGATGCTTCTGAGCACGGCAAGAACCACCTGATGTGCCGGTGGTCGACGGGAACGGGCCCACGCATCCGGTGCGTTCGTGACTACCCGCAGGACCTCCAGTCCAGGGCGCTGGAGCACGTTAACCTCTCGCCGAGGCTCAGCGGCTCGCCGTCAAGGAAGAGGGACCCGGTGCCGTCGCCTCGGCCGAGCCCGGCGATGATCCTGTCGCCGAGGCTGGCGTCCGTGGGGTTCCAGCCTCAGACGACGGTGTCACTCACTCTGCCCGACTTCAAGAGGAGCAGGTTGCAGTGA
- the LOC117847437 gene encoding IQ domain-containing protein IQM1 isoform X1 has product MGLYRNEWAEALGIEISSPRTKDGAMVVNRVSPLWDDQEKLCFPKGKLLPSLSFKLWEAEAAVASIVDRGSRPSQINADDGGEVVFMASPPSPSPRVSPSPKCELDAAAVKLQKVYKSYRTRRNLADCAVVVEELWWKALDFASLKHSSVSFFNGGKPETAASRWARARTRVAKLGKGLSKNGKAQKLARQHWLEAIDPRHRYGHNLHIYYDVWSKSESTEPFFYWLDIGEGKEVNLEKCPRSKLQSQCIKYLGPKERQEYEVVVESGKLVYKKNGAFVQTLDDSKWIFVLSTTKALYVGQKKKGSFQHSSFLAGGAITSAGRLVVKEGILKAIWPYSGHYLPTEENFREFIRYLEENGVDLTDVKVNKSPIDKDDEYPLLSKPDAQPNATVSDDTNGTDHATAAAAADEQMSESEVVDGDVRRTTDDGNMSEAEEDDADIHSHTDTEQEAHSSEQPPANGDASEHGKNHLMCRWSTGTGPRIRCVRDYPQDLQSRALEHVNLSPRLSGSPSRKRDPVPSPRPSPAMILSPRLASVGFQPQTTVSLTLPDFKRSRLQ; this is encoded by the exons ATGGGATTGTACCGCAACGAATGGGCTGAAGCTCTTGGCATCGAGATCTCCAGCCCGAGGACGAAGGACGGCGCCATGGTGGTGAACAGAGTCTCCCCTCTGTGGGATGACCAGGAGAAGCTCTGCTTCCCCAAGGGCAAACTGCTCCCGTCACTCAGCTTCAAGCtgtgggaggcggaggcggcggtggcttcgATAGTGGACCGCGGCAGCAGGCCGAGCCAGATCaacgccgacgacggcggcgaggtggtgTTCATGgcatcgccgccgtcgccgagccccCGCGTCTCCCCCAGCCCCAAGTGCGAGCTCGACGCCGCGGCGGTGAAGCTGCAGAAGGTGTACAAGAGCTACCGCACGCGGAGGAACCTCGCCGactgcgccgtcgtcgtcgaggagcTGTGGTGGAAGGCGCTCGACTTCGCGTCCCTCAAGCACAGCTCCGTCTCCTTCTTCAACGGCGGCAAGCCCgagacggcggcgtcgcggtgGGCGCGCGCCAGGACGAGGGTGGCCAAG CTTGGCAAGGGTCTGTCGAAGAACGGCAAGGCGCAGAAGCTGGCGAGGCAGCACTGGCTCGAAGCT ATTGACCCGAGGCATCGGTATGGGCACAATTTGCATATCTATTATGATGTCTGGTCCAAGAGCGAGAGTACAGAACCCTTCTTTTATTG GTTGGACATTGGGGAAGGCAAAGAAGTAAACCTTGAGAAATGCCCTAGGAGTAAACTTCAGAGCCAGTGCATCAAGTACCTTGGACCG AAAGAAAGACAAGAGTATGAAGTTGTAGTGGAGAGTGGAAAACtagtgtacaagaaaaatggagctTTTGTTCAAACTTTGGATGATTCCAAGTGGATTTTCGTCCTCAGCACCACCAAGGCGCTCTATGTTGGACAG aagaagaaaggatcATTTCAGCACTCGAGTTTCCTAGCTGGTGGGGCCATAACATCTGCCGGAAGATTGGTCGTCAAAGAAGGAATCCTCAAG GCCATATGGCCGTACAGCGGCCACTACCTTCCAACTGAAGAGAACTTCAGAGAGTTCATCCGGTACCTTGAGGAGAACGGCGTCGACCTCACCGACGTCAAGGTAAAT AAATCCCCAATCGACAAAGACGACGAGTACCCCTTGCTGAGCAAACCTGACGCTCAGCCCAACGCCACTGTGTCCGACGACACCAACGGGACAGATCACGCCACGGCGGCCGCAGCTGCCGATGAGCAGATGAGTGAGTCCGAGGTGGTCGACGGCGATGTTCGCCGGACAACCGACGACGGAAACATGAGTGAAGCAGAGGAGGACGACGCTGACATCCACTCTCACACTGACACCGAACAAGAGGCGCACAGTTCAGAGCAGCCGCCGGCGAACGGTGATGCTTCTGAGCACGGCAAGAACCACCTGATGTGCCGGTGGTCGACGGGAACGGGCCCACGCATCCGGTGCGTTCGTGACTACCCGCAGGACCTCCAGTCCAGGGCGCTGGAGCACGTTAACCTCTCGCCGAGGCTCAGCGGCTCGCCGTCAAGGAAGAGGGACCCGGTGCCGTCGCCTCGGCCGAGCCCGGCGATGATCCTGTCGCCGAGGCTGGCGTCCGTGGGGTTCCAGCCTCAGACGACGGTGTCACTCACTCTGCCCGACTTCAAGAGGAGCAGGTTGCAGTGA